The proteins below are encoded in one region of Pangasianodon hypophthalmus isolate fPanHyp1 chromosome 6, fPanHyp1.pri, whole genome shotgun sequence:
- the LOC113534713 gene encoding low choriolytic enzyme-like — MYIIRLSHWVHREGYKTQPSLCHCTISFLLGVLRTFAVMFVYKVTVGLLALLLVCSAEEDSLSLLPVGELIERANSKINRAIGDTVLIEGDIAVPTGNEKNADPCTAMNCKWPKSADGKVYVPYVISYAYTDTQMQVIRNGLDSFSTVSCIRFIPRTNENAYIDITSRDGCWSLIGRTGNMQTVSLAQNGCVYHQIVQHELLHALGFNHEQCRSDRDKHIQVVWDNVSDDQKHNFNIKQTLNQGTPYDYNSVMQYSKTAFSKNGQATMIPIPDPNVVFGKATQMSQNDINRLKLLYQC; from the exons ATGTACATCATACGCTTATCACACTGGGTACACAGAGAAGGGTATAAAACCCAGCCGTCCCTCTGCCACTGTACCATCTCATTTCTTCTTGGAGTTCTGAG GAcatttgctgtcatgtttgtgTATAAGGTGACTGTGGGTCTGTTGGCCCTGCTGCTGGTCTGTTCTGCAGAGGAG gactctctttctcttctgccTGTGGGAGAATTGATCGAGAGAGCAAACAGTAAAATCA ATCGTGCCATCGGTGACACTGTGCTGATTGAAGGAGACATTGCTGTTCCTACTGGCAATGAGAAAAACGCTGACCCCTGCACCGCCATGAACTGCAAGTGGCCAAAGTCGGCTGACGGAAAGGTCTACGTCCCCTACGTGATCTCCTACGCATACA CTGATACTCAGATGCAGGTTATCAGGAACGGTCTGGACTCCTTCTCCACAGTCTCCTGCATCCGCTTCATACCACGCACCAATGAGAACGCCTATATTGACATTACATCTCGCGATGG ATGTTGGTCCTTAATTGGACGAACTGGCAATATGCAGACGGTGTCTCTGGCCCAAAATGGTTGTGTCTATCACCAGATCGTCCAACATGAGCTTCTTCATGCTCTGGGCTTTAATCATGAACAATGCCGCAGTGACCGAGACAAGCACATCCAAGTTGTCTGGGATAACGTTTCAGACG ATCAGAAACACAACTTCAACATAAAGCAAACTCTGAATCAGGGAACTCCCTACGATTACAACTCCGTCATGCAGTACTCCAA AACTGCTTTCTCTAAGAATGGCCAGGCCACCATGATCCCCATCCCTGACCCCAATGTGGTCTTTGGCAAAGCCACTCAGATGAGCCAAAACGACATCAACAGACTCAAATTACTCTACCAGTGCT AA
- the LOC117597592 gene encoding low choriolytic enzyme-like, whose product MYIIRLSHWVHREGYKTQPSLCHCTISFLLGVLRTFAVMFVYKVTVGLLALLLVCSAEEDSLSLLPVGELIERANSKINRAIGDTVLIEGDIAVPTGNEKNADPCTAKNCKWPKSADGKVYVPYVISYAYTDTQMQVIKNGLDSFSTVSCIHFIPRTNENAYINITSRDGCWSYVGSTGNMQTVSLAQNGCVYHQIVQHELLHALGFNHEQCRSDRDNHIQVVWDNVSDDHKHNFNVKQTLNQGTPYDYNSVMQYSKTVFSKNGQATMIPIPDPNVVFGKATQMSQNDIDRLKLLYQC is encoded by the exons ATGTACATCATACGCTTATCACACTGGGTACACAGAGAAGGGTATAAAACCCAGCCGTCCCTCTGCCACTGTACCATCTCATTTCTTCTTGGAGTTCTGAG GAcatttgctgtcatgtttgtgTATAAGGTGACTGTGGGTCTGTTGGCCCTGCTGCTGGTCTGTTCTGCAGAGGAG gactctctttctcttctgccTGTGGGAGAATTGATCGAGAGAGCAAACAGTAAAATCA ATCGTGCCATTGGTGACACTGTGCTGATTGAAGGAGACATTGCTGTTCCTACTGGCAATGAGAAAAACGCTGACCCCTGCACCGCCAAGAACTGCAAGTGGCCAAAGTCGGCTGACGGAAAGGTCTACGTCCCCTACGTGATCTCCTACGCATACA CTGATACTCAGATGCAGGTTATCAAGAACGGTCTGGACTCCTTCTCCACAGTCTCCTGCATTCACTTCATACCACGCACCAATGAGAACGCCTATATTAACATTACATCTCGCGATGG ATGTTGGTCCTATGTTGGAAGCACTGGCAATATGCAGACGGTGTCTCTGGCCCAAAATGGTTGTGTCTATCACCAGATCGTCCAACATGAGCTTCTTCATGCTCTGGGCTTTAATCATGAACAATGCCGCAGTGACCGAGACAACCACATCCAAGTTGTCTGGGATAACGTTTCAGACG ATCATAAACACAACTTCAACGTAAAGCAAACTCTGAATCAGGGAACTCCCTACGATTACAACTCCGTCATGCAGTACTCCAA AACTGTTTTCTCTAAGAATGGCCAGGCCACCATGATCCCCATCCCTGACCCCAATGTGGTCTTTGGCAAAGCCACTCAGATGAGCCAAAACGACATCGACAGACTCAAATTACTCTACCAGTGCT AA